The Aminithiophilus ramosus genome contains a region encoding:
- a CDS encoding nucleotidyl transferase AbiEii/AbiGii toxin family protein, with amino-acid sequence MAVEIVREMLSRFEIKDPETAIKALKEVLQEIILFSLYQGGFFEFAAFYGGTALRILHGLDRFSEDLDFSLLSSAVSIDLNSFGLTVEKSLRDFEVEASFEAKQKISTGGIASAQIKTEPLTGIFSLAVPQVLSDVIKILPKNQTVKIKLEVDTGKARNFKDKITYHLFPIAFPLRTMTLSCLFSGKMHALLCRTWGTRVKGRDWYDCLWFVQKKAAINVPYLEDKLRHSGHWNSSHPLRKEDVIELYMEQVLTLDVESAKSDLYPFIYDKRYVDNWNRSLFESIAEKFVFEE; translated from the coding sequence ATGGCAGTTGAAATTGTAAGAGAAATGCTTTCTCGTTTCGAAATCAAAGATCCTGAAACCGCTATAAAGGCATTAAAAGAAGTACTTCAAGAAATTATACTTTTTAGTCTTTACCAAGGTGGGTTTTTTGAGTTTGCCGCTTTTTATGGAGGCACTGCGCTACGAATTCTCCATGGACTTGATCGGTTTTCTGAGGATCTGGATTTTTCGCTTCTATCATCTGCAGTAAGCATTGATCTAAATTCATTTGGATTGACAGTAGAGAAATCCTTACGTGACTTTGAGGTGGAAGCTTCATTTGAGGCGAAACAGAAAATATCTACTGGAGGAATTGCCTCCGCTCAAATCAAGACGGAACCTCTTACGGGGATATTTTCTCTAGCTGTTCCACAGGTATTATCTGATGTAATAAAAATTTTACCAAAAAATCAAACTGTCAAAATAAAATTAGAAGTAGATACTGGAAAAGCTAGAAATTTCAAAGATAAAATTACCTATCATCTTTTCCCTATAGCCTTCCCTTTGCGCACAATGACTCTATCTTGCCTATTCTCTGGGAAGATGCATGCTTTGCTTTGTAGAACATGGGGGACGCGAGTAAAAGGTAGAGATTGGTACGATTGTCTCTGGTTTGTTCAAAAAAAGGCCGCAATCAATGTTCCTTATTTGGAAGACAAATTAAGGCACAGTGGCCATTGGAATTCTTCTCATCCTCTTCGCAAAGAAGATGTGATTGAATTATATATGGAACAAGTGCTGACTTTGGATGTGGAATCAGCTAAAAGTGATTTGTATCCATTTATATATGATAAACGTTATGTAGATAACTGGAATAGATCTTTATTTGAATCTATAGCAGAAAAATTTGTATTTGAGGAATAA
- a CDS encoding type IV toxin-antitoxin system AbiEi family antitoxin domain-containing protein — protein MARIMIPELIAELGREEFPRSLLVEVLSRRGYLRPQDCIASLAAKKVVQRISREWFVLGPLWRSRSLHVRWLANQLLLPSTLSLEYALQFHGLIPESAETFTSVTPRRSREYRSPAGTFTYARIPEGAFGLGRTLATLPDSMGSTERFFVASPEKALADKIWMEDLPSSVDWETYLAEDLRLEESFWIDVNVEELFRFGKAYGSRKVTALASFFTRWKGVNPYGS, from the coding sequence ATGGCCAGAATTATGATTCCAGAATTAATAGCAGAGCTCGGCAGAGAGGAATTTCCGCGAAGCCTCCTGGTCGAGGTCCTTTCGCGACGCGGCTACCTTCGCCCTCAGGATTGCATCGCCTCTCTGGCGGCAAAAAAGGTTGTGCAACGGATCAGCCGTGAATGGTTTGTTCTCGGTCCTCTCTGGCGGAGTCGATCCCTCCATGTGCGATGGCTCGCCAATCAGCTGCTCCTCCCTTCCACTCTTTCTCTCGAATATGCCCTCCAATTTCATGGCCTCATCCCCGAGTCGGCTGAGACCTTCACCTCCGTTACCCCGCGGCGCAGCAGAGAATATCGATCTCCCGCAGGAACCTTCACCTACGCACGCATCCCCGAAGGGGCTTTCGGCCTGGGCCGTACACTGGCAACCTTGCCGGACAGCATGGGTAGTACGGAACGGTTTTTTGTAGCCTCTCCCGAGAAAGCACTGGCCGACAAAATCTGGATGGAAGACCTCCCTTCCTCAGTCGATTGGGAGACCTATCTTGCCGAGGACCTCCGTCTGGAAGAGAGCTTCTGGATCGACGTGAACGTCGAAGAGCTTTTTCGCTTCGGGAAAGCCTATGGCTCCCGAAAAGTGACGGCTCTTGCCTCGTTTTTCACGCGATGGAAGGGAGTGAACCCCTATGGCAGTTGA
- a CDS encoding RpnC/YadD family protein translates to MLRSVLPDLASDLDPTRPVTFLDKELRRLARFTRKAEGGDPDSNRYVDLLADVPLAEGESAWILLHAEVQGRGGNENFPLRMHRYRGLLEGRYRRPVVGLAFLIEPLPPSQSQGCYLWERYGTRVLYEFPVVKIFEGDEEKLKASDNPFDLAHLAGLRAWKSRGNEARKLDYLKEMLLLLDDRGWSHDEKAQLLVFMEGVIHITDDESSREYEEWEEELERDKEARRMYVSISERKGIKKGMEKGMEKGMEKGMEKGSERARVQMAGRMLARGMDVATVADLTELPESRVRALAEGRE, encoded by the coding sequence ATGCTCCGGTCCGTCCTTCCCGACCTGGCCTCCGACCTCGATCCGACTCGCCCCGTCACCTTCCTCGACAAAGAACTTCGCCGTCTCGCCCGGTTCACCCGAAAGGCCGAAGGGGGAGACCCCGACTCGAACCGCTACGTCGACCTTCTGGCCGACGTCCCACTCGCGGAAGGAGAGAGCGCCTGGATTCTCCTCCACGCCGAAGTCCAGGGAAGGGGAGGCAACGAAAACTTCCCCCTCAGGATGCACCGCTACCGAGGCCTTCTTGAGGGGCGCTACCGAAGGCCCGTCGTCGGCTTGGCCTTCCTCATCGAGCCGCTCCCGCCGAGCCAGTCGCAGGGCTGCTATCTTTGGGAACGATACGGCACCCGAGTCCTTTACGAATTCCCCGTCGTAAAGATCTTCGAAGGAGACGAAGAGAAACTGAAAGCCAGCGACAACCCCTTCGACCTGGCCCACCTGGCGGGCCTGCGCGCCTGGAAAAGCCGTGGGAACGAGGCGCGCAAGCTGGACTACCTGAAGGAAATGCTGCTTCTTCTCGACGATCGGGGCTGGAGCCACGACGAAAAGGCCCAGCTGCTTGTCTTCATGGAAGGCGTCATCCACATCACCGACGACGAGAGTTCCCGGGAATACGAGGAATGGGAAGAGGAACTGGAACGGGACAAGGAGGCGAGACGCATGTATGTCAGCATCAGCGAGAGAAAAGGGATAAAGAAGGGCATGGAGAAGGGCATGGAAAAGGGCATGGAGAAAGGCATGGAAAAGGGAAGTGAACGCGCTCGGGTTCAGATGGCTGGCCGCATGCTGGCCCGGGGCATGGATGTGGCGACCGTCGCCGATCTGACGGAGCTGCCCGAGAGTCGGGTGCGCGCTCTGGCCGAGGGGCGCGAATGA
- a CDS encoding APC family permease: MASEKVTLKKALGFWWLFAIGVGAVVGDGVFTLTGYGVASAGPSMVLVYILVGLSQIFLMVSFGELVVWHPTSGGPEVWVRKLVGWDWGATSSLLFSIGWILAGGSTGLAIGAYTHNFLVHLGFHLQPADLWITLLAVGWLTLFAWLNVRGVDVAARTQFILVLFLVGSVVAYAAAVTPHVAAANYRPFMPNGLAGSFSAVPVAVYAFMGASTVLFASEEARDPVDVARVLLWSSITFVTVYTWALFAAVGTVPHGEVEKFLESLYVTSANRVYGPVFANVLNAAAWTAAATCLLMGTIYQPPRDLYNLARSGYGVPSWMGELHRRYRTPFRNIWLVWGLAVILVLWGQAAGQTMIYQLLSYEVVWVWCVSWVLTLRAAFAFRSRCAEEAAALPWKVPLWPLTPLVGAVGIGLCLCALFQDLNRSYGLRVTLVFFIVSVALVFLVRQFVTLIKPKEPVAEEI; encoded by the coding sequence ATGGCTTCGGAAAAGGTTACGTTGAAGAAGGCCCTGGGTTTCTGGTGGCTTTTCGCCATCGGTGTCGGCGCCGTCGTCGGCGACGGGGTTTTCACCCTCACCGGCTACGGCGTGGCCTCGGCGGGTCCGTCGATGGTTCTGGTCTATATTCTCGTTGGGCTGTCACAGATTTTCCTGATGGTTTCGTTCGGAGAGCTCGTCGTCTGGCACCCCACGTCGGGCGGGCCCGAGGTATGGGTCCGCAAGCTCGTGGGGTGGGATTGGGGGGCCACGTCGTCTCTGCTTTTTTCTATCGGATGGATTTTGGCCGGAGGGAGCACGGGGCTGGCCATCGGGGCCTATACCCATAATTTCCTCGTCCATCTGGGGTTTCACCTTCAACCGGCCGATCTGTGGATCACGCTGCTGGCCGTGGGCTGGCTGACGCTTTTCGCCTGGCTCAATGTCCGGGGCGTCGATGTGGCGGCGCGGACCCAGTTCATTCTCGTCCTCTTTCTCGTCGGCAGCGTCGTGGCCTACGCGGCGGCCGTGACGCCCCACGTTGCGGCCGCCAATTACAGGCCTTTCATGCCCAACGGTTTGGCCGGGAGTTTCAGCGCCGTTCCCGTCGCCGTCTATGCCTTCATGGGGGCCTCGACGGTGCTTTTCGCCTCCGAGGAGGCGCGTGATCCCGTCGACGTGGCGCGGGTGCTTCTCTGGTCGTCGATCACTTTCGTGACGGTCTATACCTGGGCCCTTTTCGCCGCCGTGGGGACGGTGCCCCACGGCGAGGTGGAGAAGTTTCTCGAGTCGCTCTATGTGACGTCGGCCAACCGGGTCTACGGTCCCGTCTTCGCCAATGTCCTCAACGCGGCGGCCTGGACGGCGGCGGCCACCTGTCTGCTCATGGGAACGATCTATCAGCCGCCGAGAGATCTTTACAATCTGGCTCGGTCGGGCTACGGCGTTCCTTCCTGGATGGGCGAGCTTCATCGGCGCTACCGGACTCCTTTCCGGAATATCTGGCTTGTCTGGGGGCTCGCCGTCATCCTTGTCCTTTGGGGCCAGGCGGCGGGACAGACGATGATCTATCAGCTGTTGAGCTACGAGGTGGTCTGGGTCTGGTGCGTCTCATGGGTGCTGACGTTGCGGGCGGCCTTCGCCTTCCGTTCCCGCTGTGCCGAGGAGGCGGCGGCATTACCCTGGAAGGTGCCCCTCTGGCCGCTGACGCCCCTCGTCGGTGCCGTCGGAATCGGCCTCTGCCTCTGCGCCCTTTTTCAGGACCTGAACCGGAGCTACGGCCTCCGGGTGACGCTTGTTTTCTTCATCGTCAGTGTTGCCCTTGTCTTTCTCGTGCGGCAGTTCGTCACTCTCATCAAGCCAAAGGAGCCGGTGGCCGAAGAGATCTGA
- a CDS encoding acetamidase/formamidase family protein: protein MKVISKDKVSYRFDPNTAPVEWAEVGESVIFQTRDCFNDEIVAETDLATSIDMSHMNPCTGPLCVKSAVPGDVVALRIEGIRLRDWGVLTLIPGEGVLDAYVKAPLTKIVSIDQKKGCVEYGPGVRVGLRPHVGTLGTTPTMAFPTGRTGCHGGNMDIRLLGPDSVVYLPVFVEGALVAMGDVHANMGDGEICIGVETGADVQVHIERLYRNVQLEAPMVETRSHWVTYADAPDGKSGVLAVCRRMAAFLCSRTGISMEDATLLISVAGDVAIAQWAEAGYNYTFYLEFPKSVFTDGRLDSFMRKQ from the coding sequence GTGAAAGTGATTTCGAAGGATAAGGTTTCCTACCGTTTCGACCCGAACACGGCGCCCGTCGAGTGGGCCGAGGTGGGCGAGAGCGTCATTTTTCAGACCCGAGACTGTTTCAACGACGAGATCGTCGCCGAGACCGATCTGGCCACTTCCATCGACATGTCTCATATGAATCCCTGTACGGGGCCGCTGTGCGTGAAGAGCGCCGTTCCGGGAGATGTGGTGGCGCTGCGGATCGAGGGGATCCGGCTCCGCGACTGGGGCGTGCTGACGCTGATTCCGGGCGAGGGGGTCCTCGACGCCTACGTGAAGGCGCCGCTTACGAAGATCGTCTCCATCGATCAGAAGAAGGGGTGCGTCGAGTACGGGCCCGGCGTGCGCGTGGGTCTGCGCCCTCATGTGGGGACTCTGGGGACGACGCCGACGATGGCTTTTCCCACGGGGCGGACGGGCTGTCACGGAGGCAATATGGATATCCGTCTTCTGGGGCCCGATTCGGTGGTTTATCTGCCCGTTTTCGTCGAAGGGGCGCTCGTGGCCATGGGCGATGTCCACGCCAACATGGGCGACGGCGAGATCTGTATCGGCGTGGAGACGGGCGCCGATGTGCAGGTACACATCGAGAGGCTTTATCGCAACGTTCAGCTCGAGGCGCCCATGGTGGAGACGCGCAGCCATTGGGTGACTTATGCCGACGCTCCCGACGGGAAGTCGGGGGTGTTGGCCGTCTGCCGCAGGATGGCGGCTTTCCTCTGCAGCCGGACGGGGATTTCCATGGAGGACGCGACGCTGCTCATCAGCGTGGCGGGCGACGTGGCCATCGCCCAGTGGGCCGAGGCGGGGTATAACTACACGTTCTACCTTGAGTTCCCCAAGTCGGTTTTTACCGACGGGCGCCTCGATTCTTTCATGCGGAAGCAGTGA
- the lat gene encoding L-lysine 6-transaminase, with protein sequence MLSVIAKWVLRDGFDIVIDMEKSKGSHIVDAATGDQWLDFYTFFASAPFGMNHPKLANDEFKEKIFRSAINKVASSDIYTVEMAEFVKTFAEVAKPEGFNHLFFIDYGTLAVENAFKVAMDWKVRKLLAQGKITKGQAIRGTKGTKVIHFNDAFHGRSGYTLSVTNTNDPNKYQFFAKYDWPRVINPKITWPLEDHLGVVQWLETVAEKQIRQALADNPDDICAIIIETIQGEGGDNQFRTEFMKKLREIADENDILLIFDEVQCGMGVTGKMWAWEHHGVKPDIFCFGKKAQICGLCAGPRVDEVEDNCFKVSSRINSTWGGTVVDMVRSTRYLEIYRDDNILDYVSNTAGPALYNGLKELEAEFPHLLCNVRGKGLMCAYDFRNAADRDKVLKALWAKRMLILPCGGSSIRYRPALNVPVEDLARGIEITRSVLKSL encoded by the coding sequence GTGTTGTCCGTCATCGCCAAGTGGGTTCTCCGCGACGGTTTCGACATCGTCATCGACATGGAGAAATCCAAGGGTAGCCATATCGTCGACGCCGCCACGGGAGACCAGTGGCTCGACTTCTATACCTTCTTCGCCTCGGCTCCCTTCGGCATGAACCATCCCAAGCTGGCCAACGACGAATTCAAGGAGAAGATCTTCCGCTCGGCCATCAACAAGGTGGCCAGCTCCGACATCTACACCGTCGAAATGGCCGAGTTCGTCAAGACCTTCGCCGAAGTGGCCAAGCCCGAGGGCTTCAACCACCTTTTCTTCATCGACTACGGCACCCTGGCCGTCGAGAACGCCTTCAAGGTCGCCATGGACTGGAAGGTCCGCAAGCTCCTCGCCCAGGGCAAGATCACCAAGGGTCAGGCCATCCGGGGAACGAAGGGAACGAAGGTCATTCACTTCAACGACGCCTTCCACGGCCGCAGCGGCTACACCCTCTCCGTGACCAACACGAACGACCCCAACAAATACCAGTTCTTCGCCAAATACGACTGGCCCCGCGTGATCAACCCCAAGATCACCTGGCCCCTCGAGGACCATCTGGGCGTCGTCCAGTGGCTGGAGACGGTGGCGGAGAAGCAGATCAGACAGGCTCTGGCCGACAACCCCGACGACATCTGCGCCATCATCATCGAGACCATCCAGGGCGAGGGCGGCGACAACCAGTTCCGGACGGAATTCATGAAGAAACTCCGCGAGATCGCCGACGAGAACGACATCCTCCTCATCTTCGACGAAGTGCAGTGCGGCATGGGCGTCACGGGCAAGATGTGGGCCTGGGAGCACCACGGAGTGAAGCCGGACATCTTCTGCTTCGGCAAGAAGGCCCAGATCTGCGGCCTCTGCGCCGGTCCGAGGGTCGACGAGGTGGAGGACAACTGCTTCAAGGTCTCGAGCCGGATCAACTCGACCTGGGGCGGCACCGTCGTCGACATGGTCCGTTCGACGCGCTACCTGGAGATCTACCGCGACGACAACATTCTGGACTACGTGTCGAACACGGCCGGTCCGGCCCTCTACAACGGTCTGAAGGAACTGGAGGCCGAGTTCCCCCACCTGCTCTGCAACGTCCGGGGCAAGGGACTCATGTGCGCCTACGACTTCCGCAACGCCGCCGACCGCGACAAGGTCCTCAAGGCCCTCTGGGCGAAGAGGATGCTCATCCTTCCCTGCGGCGGCTCCTCCATCCGCTACCGTCCGGCCCTCAACGTCCCTGTCGAGGATCTGGCTCGGGGCATCGAGATCACCCGCAGCGTGCTGAAAAGTCTTTGA
- a CDS encoding helix-turn-helix transcriptional regulator, protein MLRIREMRERSGWTQAELARQVGRSMHTVFRWEKGIRLPDAEELRILAKVLNCSLDDLVCDAPAGDVPTARRGGDSPDAPSEG, encoded by the coding sequence ATGCTGCGTATCCGAGAGATGAGAGAGCGGTCGGGATGGACTCAGGCCGAGCTGGCAAGGCAGGTGGGACGATCCATGCATACGGTGTTTCGTTGGGAGAAAGGTATCCGTCTCCCTGATGCGGAAGAGCTGAGAATATTAGCCAAAGTGCTAAATTGCTCGTTGGATGATCTCGTCTGTGATGCTCCCGCCGGCGATGTCCCGACTGCCCGCCGAGGAGGTGATTCTCCGGACGCGCCGTCGGAAGGCTGA
- a CDS encoding helix-turn-helix domain-containing protein: protein MLHLRTDRLIALRKKNKLSQQELAVKVGVSLHSVFRWEKGLRTPNAEKLALVADILGVSIEYLLDKTDPPQEPKDHEKGPTSEEIGPSVDIVLPSGRTVALTPGQLRAYENWQKDRDLDKTLALAATLGIPLSDMIPGENRSDHPSKSHRDLALLVRTLAREKGDADPESSALASIETLTEDDARHILDVVKETLLWKLRQARP, encoded by the coding sequence GTGCTCCACCTGAGAACCGATCGACTCATCGCCCTGCGCAAGAAGAACAAACTTTCCCAACAAGAACTCGCTGTAAAGGTCGGCGTGTCTCTCCACAGCGTCTTCCGCTGGGAGAAGGGACTTCGCACGCCCAACGCCGAAAAGCTGGCCCTCGTCGCCGATATTCTGGGTGTCTCCATCGAATATCTTCTGGACAAGACCGACCCTCCCCAGGAACCGAAAGACCACGAAAAAGGACCGACCTCCGAAGAGATCGGCCCCAGCGTCGACATCGTACTGCCCTCAGGCAGAACCGTCGCCCTCACGCCCGGACAGCTCCGGGCCTACGAAAACTGGCAGAAGGATCGGGACCTCGACAAAACTCTGGCCCTCGCCGCCACCCTCGGAATTCCCCTGAGCGACATGATCCCCGGCGAAAACCGAAGCGACCACCCCAGCAAAAGCCACCGGGACCTGGCCCTCCTCGTCCGCACCCTGGCGCGGGAAAAGGGCGACGCCGATCCCGAATCCTCCGCCCTCGCCTCCATTGAAACCCTCACGGAAGACGACGCCCGCCACATCCTGGATGTCGTCAAGGAAACCCTCCTCTGGAAACTCCGCCAGGCCCGCCCCTGA
- a CDS encoding helix-turn-helix domain-containing protein, giving the protein MLESLITSKTRIRLLLKFFLNPAHGAYLRELAQEFEESTNSVRVELNRMAESGLIESKEEGRTKVYRANQAHPLFPEISRIVAKTVGFDRLIEQVIQRLGNVKFAFVTGDYARGIDSGLIDLVLVGAIDETYLASLTKKVEGLIEKKIRALSLSPEEFQKLEGRFKEEPYFIVWDSKKTCTIFSSTE; this is encoded by the coding sequence ATGCTTGAATCGCTTATCACTTCAAAGACTCGCATTCGGCTGCTGCTCAAATTCTTCCTCAACCCGGCCCACGGAGCCTATCTCCGCGAGCTGGCCCAGGAATTCGAGGAATCGACCAACTCCGTTCGGGTCGAATTGAATCGCATGGCCGAATCAGGCCTGATCGAGTCGAAGGAAGAAGGGCGCACCAAAGTCTACCGGGCCAACCAGGCTCACCCCCTCTTCCCGGAGATCTCCCGCATCGTCGCCAAAACCGTCGGCTTCGACCGCCTCATCGAACAGGTCATCCAGCGTCTGGGCAACGTCAAATTCGCCTTCGTCACCGGCGACTACGCGCGAGGCATCGACTCGGGCCTCATCGACCTCGTCCTCGTGGGCGCCATCGACGAAACCTACCTGGCCTCTCTGACGAAAAAAGTGGAGGGCCTGATCGAAAAGAAAATCCGTGCTCTATCCCTCTCGCCGGAGGAGTTCCAAAAACTAGAGGGTCGATTCAAGGAAGAGCCGTATTTTATCGTGTGGGATAGCAAAAAAACCTGCACTATATTTTCAAGCACAGAATAA